The genomic segment TAATCCCTTCAGATAATAATCCTAAGAAGTCTAAATACACTGTTGATGAATGTATAAAAATTTTTAATAAAGCTTTGAAGTCTGTTAATATTAGTATTAGCATTTGGGATAAGCTTTCATTAATTCTAGGGTTTAAAAACAATGTATTAACAGAAAAAGATGTGAGTTTTATTTATACGATCTGTGGTAATACTAAGTTAAGTCAAACTGTAATCCCAATTGCCATAGTATCTTACGATATTTATAATAATGCTCCACGTGTATGGAGTACTCTTGATGCAAAATCCGATTCTAAAAAAGATTTTTATCTAAAAGATGCTATTATGGCAAGTATATCTTATCCTGGTCTTTTTGATCCTAGAGTCACAAAAACAGAAGATAAGATATTGAAAGATTACGATGGATGCTTAGTTTCAGCTTCGCCACTCCCTATGGTATTACCCCATATTTTTAATAAGGAAAATAACATTACCAAAGAAGAATCGTTAATAGTTTCTATTGGTACTACGATTGGAAATGCTACGCCTATATTAGCAGATATGGATAAAAACTTATTTATGAAAAATATGTATCAAATCTACAAAATGTCTACACAAATTCAAAAAAAACCATTTGATAAATTAATGAAAACATTTATCAAACAATTCTATAAATTGGATTTTTCAGTGCCATTTGAAATTCAACAGGAAATATATGATAAAGCAAAAAAAGGAGATCTTTTAGATTTTAGCAAGATGATTGCATGCACAAATAAATATATTGATTTATCAAAGGAATTTTTTCAAGCATTAGCTAATCAAATTGCTGATAAAAAGCAGAATATTGAAAAGTTAGAAGTTCTTTATGAAAAATCAGCTGCTTTTTATTGTGAAAATACAGTACAAGTATTAGCTGAATATGGTGATGATATAAGTGTCGATCCACCTGGAGATTTATAAATTTAACTAAATTTATGCAATACGGTGTATTGTAAATGAACTGGACAAAATTTATGATAGCGGGGATTAGTGTGGCGTAAAAAAAGGTTGGCCAAGGATTGTGATCTAGAATCAGCACTGGGTAATTTTCAGGGAAGAAGAAAATTATAATTTTGAATCAATTATATTCTTGACGCCGTCACGTGTTTTGCATTCCATAAAAATTATGTTAGCATAAATTTTATAGAAAATTTTTATGAAATCTCATGACAAATAATCACAGCTTCGTGCAATTATAGCATCATTAATAGGTAACACTTTAGAATGGTTCGACTACACTTTACGCATATTTTACTGCAATAATCAGCGCGTTATTCTTTCAAAATCATGGGCTGCATGTTGGGTTTTTAATGACATTTGCAACTCCTACTTATTTGTTTTTACTTTATCAGATTTGCTTATCTTTTACTCTTCTTTTTCGGCTTCACTTCAAGATGCCTTTCTTAAATACAGTCTGGGTTGTATTAATATTCCCAGTTATTAAACTTAAATAAGTAAAGAATAAGTAAAAAATATTATTTTTATTTTTTAAGGTTTATATAAGAACTTGGTATTATAAAAAATTTATTATATGATTTTATAAATACAAAAAGAAAGTGGATATTTACAATGGGTAATTTTGGCGATGCCTTTAGAAATTTTGTTTTAGCAATGTTTTTAGGAGCATTATTGTTTATTGCTAGCTTATATTTTTCGGGATTGATACTTACTTATACAGAATATAAGAAACTTAGTTTAGATTTCGCTTTGTCTACACAGCCCCTTATTATTCTTAATCAATTAGTAATGTATTGGGTCGATAACTTTAAAGCAATCACTCTTGAATACGATAATTATTTTGTGGCTAGAGTTATTGGTGCAATTTTAGTTCCAATGATAATAATTGGCTCTTTTACGTGGAAATTTAGAAAAACCATATATGAGTTAAAGCCATATAAAAAGAAAGAATCTGTGCATGGAGATGCAAGATGGGCAACTGAAGAAGATATCAAAAAGGCCAACCTAAGAGTTAAAAAAGGTATGTTACTTGGAGAAGACAAAAAGGGTTATTTG from the Candidatus Bandiella numerosa genome contains:
- a CDS encoding patatin-like phospholipase family protein; the encoded protein is MFWNSKKKLKILAFDGGAEKGEISIKIAKALESQLKKIEPQKNLIEYFDVATGNSIGSVIASCLVIPSDNNPKKSKYTVDECIKIFNKALKSVNISISIWDKLSLILGFKNNVLTEKDVSFIYTICGNTKLSQTVIPIAIVSYDIYNNAPRVWSTLDAKSDSKKDFYLKDAIMASISYPGLFDPRVTKTEDKILKDYDGCLVSASPLPMVLPHIFNKENNITKEESLIVSIGTTIGNATPILADMDKNLFMKNMYQIYKMSTQIQKKPFDKLMKTFIKQFYKLDFSVPFEIQQEIYDKAKKGDLLDFSKMIACTNKYIDLSKEFFQALANQIADKKQNIEKLEVLYEKSAAFYCENTVQVLAEYGDDISVDPPGDL